The following proteins are encoded in a genomic region of Micropterus dolomieu isolate WLL.071019.BEF.003 ecotype Adirondacks linkage group LG04, ASM2129224v1, whole genome shotgun sequence:
- the LOC123970185 gene encoding zinc finger protein 852-like isoform X1, with protein sequence MFEDAEFQDPLSLSLNENYDDQNSPHHDSKKAPASPDYNCETPEIQVIIKEEEDGWTVSENHDSFNSEGKKEDTSTHTCHPHLQACGMESSISHGVKTRQRVYSVEKCSEESGGPTLSGQSSSAREGRQRHMLMDSDEKPKISCRCGKATGNVIVHQCSNTVHEMTPSHKRNMKSLQRAHAGDVCCTQDQSLDVKQSTSVTTEAELHETKRSAPCQTDSPEHKPPMSHGLKMAPANLEDQTLHLTVRLHAGDEEEQEEEQDEEIGGLINSDGEVVEWDARDSPDRISNCTDSPHRSKGVVLSESQLQGQNQRDSSSPTLIMEVVSVGEDEEREEGEEKERVVKMAAASPLYRGKRQRRRKKVPEVTVVSLNVSDTEKDVPAKPAKRRGRRKISEVPLLSGEDLEAEPGISRRTRRKRNVPIIVESEELNSKPVRRVAAKRPYRRRKDAKLSAEGGESTSVSAGKKRPGRKMVRVPTEIPPELLKKPKEKIEYHCSVCGKEFPHAYKLERHELIHTGEKPYCCSICGRGFNQKGNLKTHYKVHLGRKGADFDSEVDPIASELSEYLKSLPGESRIRSSLRCLECGKECESHSALQAHHITTHTPCESDAAEHGSSQLLFCRRCGIQFHEKEKLEEHMKTHVKEKPYSCPDCGKRFINESYIQIHQRIHTGEKPFLCSQCGRGFHLASSLKLHEMQHSGERPFACSICGKTFRINSYLTAHYQTHIKDRPFICGVCGKGYSRAEELKVHHRLHTGERPYECGECGKSFIYRQGLRQHQRTHAGKRIGPTRQLGRPKQDARLDI encoded by the exons ATGTTCGAG GATGCTGAATTCCAAGATCCATTGTCACTGAGTCTAAATGAAAACTATGATGACCAGAATTCGCCACATCATGATTCAAAAAAAGCACCAGCAAGCCCCGACTACAATTGTGAGACGCCAGAGATTCAAGTAATCATTAAAGAAGAGGAGGACGGCTGGACTGTGAGTGAAAATC aTGACAGCTTCAACTCAGAGGGAAAAAAGGAGGAcacttccacacacacatgtcATCCCCACCTCCAAGCATGTGGGATGGAGAGCTCCATTTCTCACGGAGTAAAGACACGCCAGAGAGTATATTCGGTGGAGAAATGCTCCGAGGAGTCTGGCGGCCCCACTCTCTCTGGGCAGAGCTCCTCTGCCAGAGAGGGGCGGCAGAGACACATGCTCATGGACTCTGATGAGAAACCTAAGATTTCCTGTAGATGTGGAAAAGCGACGGGAAACGTTATTGTGCATCAGTGCAGTAATACAGTACATGAGATGACCCCCAGTCACAAAAGGAACATGAAATCCCTTCAGAGAGCACATGCAGGGGATGTGTGTTGCACTCAAGACCAGAGCCTTGACGTAAAACAAAGCACATCTGTGACAACAGAAGCAGAACTTCATGAGACCAAAAGATCAGCACCTTGCCAAACA GATTCTCCTGAACATAAGCCCCCGATGTCACATGGACTCAAGATGGCACCTGCAAACTTAGAGGACCAGACTCTCCATTTGACTGTCAGATTGCACGCAGGGGATGaggaggaacaagaggaggaacAAGATGAAGAAATTGGTGGCTTAATCAACTCTGATGGAGAAGTGGTGGAATGGGATGCCA GAGACAGTCCTGACCGGATCTCTAATTGCACAGACAGTCCTCACCGGAGCAAG GGTGTCGTCCTGTCCGAGTCTCAGCTGCAAGGCCAAAACCAGAGAGACAGCAGTAGTCCAACACTCATCATGGAAGTTGTGTCTGTGGGGGAAGATGAAGAAAGGGAAGAaggggaggaaaaagagagagtagTAAAGATGGCAGCTGCCTCACCCTTATATCGTG gaaagagacagagaagaaggaagaaggtTCCCGAAGTAACAGTGGTGTCATTAAACGtctcagacacagagaaagacgTTCCTGCAAAACCTG CAAAAAGAAGGGGCAGAAGAAAGATTTCAGAAGTTCCACTGTTGTCTGGTGAAGACCTAGAGGCAGAGCCAGGAA TATCAAGGCGCACCCGAAGAAAGAGAAATGTCCCAATTATAGTGGAATCAGAAGAATTAAACTCAAAACCTGTCCGCCGCGTTGCTG CAAAGCGTCCTTACAGAAGAAGGAAAGATGCCAAACTATCTGCTGAAGGTGGAGAAAGCACGAGTGTTTCTGCTG GGAAGAAGCGTCCTGGCAGAAAGATGGTTCGTGTTCCAACAGAAATACCTCCTGAGCtcctgaaaaagcccaaagagAAGATAGAGTACCACTGCTCAGTGTGTGGCAAAGAATTTCCTCATGCCTACAAACTAGAGAGGCACGAGCTGATCCATACAGGAGAGAAACCTTACTGCTGCTCCATCTGTGGTCGGGGTTTCAACCAGAAGGGAAATCTCAAAACACACTACAAAGTCCACTTAG GTCGTAAGGGTGCTGATTTTGACAGTGAGGTGGATCCCATAGCGTCAGAACTGTCTGAATACTTGAAGTCTCTGCCGGGAGAGTCCAGGATCAGATCATCCCTCCGTTGCCTGGAATGTGGAAAAGAATGTGAGAGTCATTCAGCTTTACAAGCACACCATATtactacacacacaccttgtgaATCAGACGCAGCCGAGCACGGCTCATCACAGCTTCTCTTCTGCCGCCGCTGTGGCATTCAGTTccatgaaaaagaaaagctaGAAGAACATATGAAAACCCACGTGAAGGAGAAGCCCTACTCGTGTCCCGACTGTGGCAAGAGGTTCATCAATGAAAGCTACATACAAATTCACCAACGGATCCATACTGGGGAGAAACCGTTCCTCTGCTCCCAGTGCGGCAGAGGTTTCCACCTAGCCTCCTCTCTCAAGCTGCATGAGATGCAGCACTCCGGGGAGAGGCCGTTCGCATGTTCCATCTGTGGGAAGACGTTTCGGATAAACTCGTACCTGACGGCACATTACCAGACCCACATTAAAGATAGACCTTTCATTTGTGGCGTCTGTGGGAAGGGCTACTCCAGAGCTGAGGAACTGAAGGTGCACCACAGGCTTCACACCGGAGAGAGACCCTACGAGTGTGGGGAATGTGGGAAGAGCTTCATTTACCGCCAGGGTCTGCGGCAGCATCAGCGCACACATGCCGGAAAACGCATCGGGCCAACCAGACAGCTTGGTAGACCGAAGCAAGACGCCAGGCTGGACATCTAA
- the LOC123970185 gene encoding zinc finger protein 852-like isoform X2 yields the protein MFEDAEFQDPLSLSLNENYDDQNSPHHDSKKAPASPDYNCETPEIQVIIKEEEDGWTVSENHDSFNSEGKKEDTSTHTCHPHLQACGMESSISHGVKTRQRVYSVEKCSEESGGPTLSGQSSSAREGRQRHMLMDSDEKPKISCRCGKATGNVIVHQCSNTVHEMTPSHKRNMKSLQRAHAGDVCCTQDQSLDVKQSTSVTTEAELHETKRSAPCQTDSPEHKPPMSHGLKMAPANLEDQTLHLTVRLHAGDEEEQEEEQDEEIGGLINSDGEVVEWDARDSPDRISNCTDSPHRSKGVVLSESQLQGQNQRDSSSPTLIMEVVSVGEDEEREEGEEKERVVKMAAASPLYRKRQRRRKKVPEVTVVSLNVSDTEKDVPAKPAKRRGRRKISEVPLLSGEDLEAEPGISRRTRRKRNVPIIVESEELNSKPVRRVAAKRPYRRRKDAKLSAEGGESTSVSAGKKRPGRKMVRVPTEIPPELLKKPKEKIEYHCSVCGKEFPHAYKLERHELIHTGEKPYCCSICGRGFNQKGNLKTHYKVHLGRKGADFDSEVDPIASELSEYLKSLPGESRIRSSLRCLECGKECESHSALQAHHITTHTPCESDAAEHGSSQLLFCRRCGIQFHEKEKLEEHMKTHVKEKPYSCPDCGKRFINESYIQIHQRIHTGEKPFLCSQCGRGFHLASSLKLHEMQHSGERPFACSICGKTFRINSYLTAHYQTHIKDRPFICGVCGKGYSRAEELKVHHRLHTGERPYECGECGKSFIYRQGLRQHQRTHAGKRIGPTRQLGRPKQDARLDI from the exons ATGTTCGAG GATGCTGAATTCCAAGATCCATTGTCACTGAGTCTAAATGAAAACTATGATGACCAGAATTCGCCACATCATGATTCAAAAAAAGCACCAGCAAGCCCCGACTACAATTGTGAGACGCCAGAGATTCAAGTAATCATTAAAGAAGAGGAGGACGGCTGGACTGTGAGTGAAAATC aTGACAGCTTCAACTCAGAGGGAAAAAAGGAGGAcacttccacacacacatgtcATCCCCACCTCCAAGCATGTGGGATGGAGAGCTCCATTTCTCACGGAGTAAAGACACGCCAGAGAGTATATTCGGTGGAGAAATGCTCCGAGGAGTCTGGCGGCCCCACTCTCTCTGGGCAGAGCTCCTCTGCCAGAGAGGGGCGGCAGAGACACATGCTCATGGACTCTGATGAGAAACCTAAGATTTCCTGTAGATGTGGAAAAGCGACGGGAAACGTTATTGTGCATCAGTGCAGTAATACAGTACATGAGATGACCCCCAGTCACAAAAGGAACATGAAATCCCTTCAGAGAGCACATGCAGGGGATGTGTGTTGCACTCAAGACCAGAGCCTTGACGTAAAACAAAGCACATCTGTGACAACAGAAGCAGAACTTCATGAGACCAAAAGATCAGCACCTTGCCAAACA GATTCTCCTGAACATAAGCCCCCGATGTCACATGGACTCAAGATGGCACCTGCAAACTTAGAGGACCAGACTCTCCATTTGACTGTCAGATTGCACGCAGGGGATGaggaggaacaagaggaggaacAAGATGAAGAAATTGGTGGCTTAATCAACTCTGATGGAGAAGTGGTGGAATGGGATGCCA GAGACAGTCCTGACCGGATCTCTAATTGCACAGACAGTCCTCACCGGAGCAAG GGTGTCGTCCTGTCCGAGTCTCAGCTGCAAGGCCAAAACCAGAGAGACAGCAGTAGTCCAACACTCATCATGGAAGTTGTGTCTGTGGGGGAAGATGAAGAAAGGGAAGAaggggaggaaaaagagagagtagTAAAGATGGCAGCTGCCTCACCCTTATATC gaaagagacagagaagaaggaagaaggtTCCCGAAGTAACAGTGGTGTCATTAAACGtctcagacacagagaaagacgTTCCTGCAAAACCTG CAAAAAGAAGGGGCAGAAGAAAGATTTCAGAAGTTCCACTGTTGTCTGGTGAAGACCTAGAGGCAGAGCCAGGAA TATCAAGGCGCACCCGAAGAAAGAGAAATGTCCCAATTATAGTGGAATCAGAAGAATTAAACTCAAAACCTGTCCGCCGCGTTGCTG CAAAGCGTCCTTACAGAAGAAGGAAAGATGCCAAACTATCTGCTGAAGGTGGAGAAAGCACGAGTGTTTCTGCTG GGAAGAAGCGTCCTGGCAGAAAGATGGTTCGTGTTCCAACAGAAATACCTCCTGAGCtcctgaaaaagcccaaagagAAGATAGAGTACCACTGCTCAGTGTGTGGCAAAGAATTTCCTCATGCCTACAAACTAGAGAGGCACGAGCTGATCCATACAGGAGAGAAACCTTACTGCTGCTCCATCTGTGGTCGGGGTTTCAACCAGAAGGGAAATCTCAAAACACACTACAAAGTCCACTTAG GTCGTAAGGGTGCTGATTTTGACAGTGAGGTGGATCCCATAGCGTCAGAACTGTCTGAATACTTGAAGTCTCTGCCGGGAGAGTCCAGGATCAGATCATCCCTCCGTTGCCTGGAATGTGGAAAAGAATGTGAGAGTCATTCAGCTTTACAAGCACACCATATtactacacacacaccttgtgaATCAGACGCAGCCGAGCACGGCTCATCACAGCTTCTCTTCTGCCGCCGCTGTGGCATTCAGTTccatgaaaaagaaaagctaGAAGAACATATGAAAACCCACGTGAAGGAGAAGCCCTACTCGTGTCCCGACTGTGGCAAGAGGTTCATCAATGAAAGCTACATACAAATTCACCAACGGATCCATACTGGGGAGAAACCGTTCCTCTGCTCCCAGTGCGGCAGAGGTTTCCACCTAGCCTCCTCTCTCAAGCTGCATGAGATGCAGCACTCCGGGGAGAGGCCGTTCGCATGTTCCATCTGTGGGAAGACGTTTCGGATAAACTCGTACCTGACGGCACATTACCAGACCCACATTAAAGATAGACCTTTCATTTGTGGCGTCTGTGGGAAGGGCTACTCCAGAGCTGAGGAACTGAAGGTGCACCACAGGCTTCACACCGGAGAGAGACCCTACGAGTGTGGGGAATGTGGGAAGAGCTTCATTTACCGCCAGGGTCTGCGGCAGCATCAGCGCACACATGCCGGAAAACGCATCGGGCCAACCAGACAGCTTGGTAGACCGAAGCAAGACGCCAGGCTGGACATCTAA
- the LOC123970185 gene encoding zinc finger protein 419-like isoform X3, translating to MESSISHGVKTRQRVYSVEKCSEESGGPTLSGQSSSAREGRQRHMLMDSDEKPKISCRCGKATGNVIVHQCSNTVHEMTPSHKRNMKSLQRAHAGDVCCTQDQSLDVKQSTSVTTEAELHETKRSAPCQTDSPEHKPPMSHGLKMAPANLEDQTLHLTVRLHAGDEEEQEEEQDEEIGGLINSDGEVVEWDARDSPDRISNCTDSPHRSKGVVLSESQLQGQNQRDSSSPTLIMEVVSVGEDEEREEGEEKERVVKMAAASPLYRGKRQRRRKKVPEVTVVSLNVSDTEKDVPAKPAKRRGRRKISEVPLLSGEDLEAEPGISRRTRRKRNVPIIVESEELNSKPVRRVAAKRPYRRRKDAKLSAEGGESTSVSAGKKRPGRKMVRVPTEIPPELLKKPKEKIEYHCSVCGKEFPHAYKLERHELIHTGEKPYCCSICGRGFNQKGNLKTHYKVHLGRKGADFDSEVDPIASELSEYLKSLPGESRIRSSLRCLECGKECESHSALQAHHITTHTPCESDAAEHGSSQLLFCRRCGIQFHEKEKLEEHMKTHVKEKPYSCPDCGKRFINESYIQIHQRIHTGEKPFLCSQCGRGFHLASSLKLHEMQHSGERPFACSICGKTFRINSYLTAHYQTHIKDRPFICGVCGKGYSRAEELKVHHRLHTGERPYECGECGKSFIYRQGLRQHQRTHAGKRIGPTRQLGRPKQDARLDI from the exons ATGGAGAGCTCCATTTCTCACGGAGTAAAGACACGCCAGAGAGTATATTCGGTGGAGAAATGCTCCGAGGAGTCTGGCGGCCCCACTCTCTCTGGGCAGAGCTCCTCTGCCAGAGAGGGGCGGCAGAGACACATGCTCATGGACTCTGATGAGAAACCTAAGATTTCCTGTAGATGTGGAAAAGCGACGGGAAACGTTATTGTGCATCAGTGCAGTAATACAGTACATGAGATGACCCCCAGTCACAAAAGGAACATGAAATCCCTTCAGAGAGCACATGCAGGGGATGTGTGTTGCACTCAAGACCAGAGCCTTGACGTAAAACAAAGCACATCTGTGACAACAGAAGCAGAACTTCATGAGACCAAAAGATCAGCACCTTGCCAAACA GATTCTCCTGAACATAAGCCCCCGATGTCACATGGACTCAAGATGGCACCTGCAAACTTAGAGGACCAGACTCTCCATTTGACTGTCAGATTGCACGCAGGGGATGaggaggaacaagaggaggaacAAGATGAAGAAATTGGTGGCTTAATCAACTCTGATGGAGAAGTGGTGGAATGGGATGCCA GAGACAGTCCTGACCGGATCTCTAATTGCACAGACAGTCCTCACCGGAGCAAG GGTGTCGTCCTGTCCGAGTCTCAGCTGCAAGGCCAAAACCAGAGAGACAGCAGTAGTCCAACACTCATCATGGAAGTTGTGTCTGTGGGGGAAGATGAAGAAAGGGAAGAaggggaggaaaaagagagagtagTAAAGATGGCAGCTGCCTCACCCTTATATCGTG gaaagagacagagaagaaggaagaaggtTCCCGAAGTAACAGTGGTGTCATTAAACGtctcagacacagagaaagacgTTCCTGCAAAACCTG CAAAAAGAAGGGGCAGAAGAAAGATTTCAGAAGTTCCACTGTTGTCTGGTGAAGACCTAGAGGCAGAGCCAGGAA TATCAAGGCGCACCCGAAGAAAGAGAAATGTCCCAATTATAGTGGAATCAGAAGAATTAAACTCAAAACCTGTCCGCCGCGTTGCTG CAAAGCGTCCTTACAGAAGAAGGAAAGATGCCAAACTATCTGCTGAAGGTGGAGAAAGCACGAGTGTTTCTGCTG GGAAGAAGCGTCCTGGCAGAAAGATGGTTCGTGTTCCAACAGAAATACCTCCTGAGCtcctgaaaaagcccaaagagAAGATAGAGTACCACTGCTCAGTGTGTGGCAAAGAATTTCCTCATGCCTACAAACTAGAGAGGCACGAGCTGATCCATACAGGAGAGAAACCTTACTGCTGCTCCATCTGTGGTCGGGGTTTCAACCAGAAGGGAAATCTCAAAACACACTACAAAGTCCACTTAG GTCGTAAGGGTGCTGATTTTGACAGTGAGGTGGATCCCATAGCGTCAGAACTGTCTGAATACTTGAAGTCTCTGCCGGGAGAGTCCAGGATCAGATCATCCCTCCGTTGCCTGGAATGTGGAAAAGAATGTGAGAGTCATTCAGCTTTACAAGCACACCATATtactacacacacaccttgtgaATCAGACGCAGCCGAGCACGGCTCATCACAGCTTCTCTTCTGCCGCCGCTGTGGCATTCAGTTccatgaaaaagaaaagctaGAAGAACATATGAAAACCCACGTGAAGGAGAAGCCCTACTCGTGTCCCGACTGTGGCAAGAGGTTCATCAATGAAAGCTACATACAAATTCACCAACGGATCCATACTGGGGAGAAACCGTTCCTCTGCTCCCAGTGCGGCAGAGGTTTCCACCTAGCCTCCTCTCTCAAGCTGCATGAGATGCAGCACTCCGGGGAGAGGCCGTTCGCATGTTCCATCTGTGGGAAGACGTTTCGGATAAACTCGTACCTGACGGCACATTACCAGACCCACATTAAAGATAGACCTTTCATTTGTGGCGTCTGTGGGAAGGGCTACTCCAGAGCTGAGGAACTGAAGGTGCACCACAGGCTTCACACCGGAGAGAGACCCTACGAGTGTGGGGAATGTGGGAAGAGCTTCATTTACCGCCAGGGTCTGCGGCAGCATCAGCGCACACATGCCGGAAAACGCATCGGGCCAACCAGACAGCTTGGTAGACCGAAGCAAGACGCCAGGCTGGACATCTAA